The proteins below come from a single Stutzerimonas stutzeri RCH2 genomic window:
- a CDS encoding MerR family transcriptional regulator — protein MTESSGASTLSSSAFEQQELFPIREVSRLTGVNPVTLRAWERRYGLIRPTRTDSGHRLYSMADVEAVRSILSWTERGVAVSKVGSILARSAATREAEEPVATVSGEWGEWQGQLREAVNGFDEVRLEQLYGQVFSTYPLAVVFQDVLLPVWQELLLRQDEFGGTSEWLFLDAFLRARALQRLQLARMPAGERVLLAAMPGQCRELELLVAGLMLSGDSLAVSVLPIGQPLEELALVCDKMKPQGLVLFSNVPHGEAQLRQLNKLSLGLDCPLALAGEAAELGREALAGSPIACLGSSGKLMQRRLRQFLAGQLDT, from the coding sequence ATGACCGAATCTTCCGGCGCTTCGACCCTGTCCTCGAGTGCCTTCGAGCAGCAGGAGCTATTCCCCATCCGCGAAGTGTCCCGCCTCACGGGGGTCAATCCGGTCACCCTGCGTGCCTGGGAACGTCGCTACGGGCTGATCCGCCCGACGCGTACGGATAGCGGCCACCGCCTGTATTCGATGGCGGATGTCGAAGCGGTTCGCAGCATCCTGTCCTGGACCGAACGCGGTGTGGCGGTAAGCAAAGTCGGCAGCATCCTGGCCCGCAGCGCGGCGACTCGCGAAGCCGAGGAACCGGTTGCGACGGTTAGCGGCGAATGGGGCGAGTGGCAGGGGCAGCTGCGCGAAGCGGTGAATGGCTTCGACGAAGTGCGTCTGGAACAGTTGTACGGCCAGGTGTTCTCCACCTATCCACTGGCCGTGGTGTTCCAGGATGTGCTGCTGCCGGTCTGGCAGGAGCTGCTGCTGCGGCAGGATGAGTTCGGCGGCACCAGCGAGTGGCTTTTCCTCGATGCCTTTTTGCGCGCGCGGGCACTGCAGCGGTTGCAGCTGGCCCGCATGCCTGCCGGCGAGCGTGTTCTGCTCGCGGCGATGCCGGGTCAGTGCCGCGAACTGGAGCTGCTGGTCGCAGGGCTGATGTTGAGCGGCGACAGCCTTGCCGTCAGCGTGCTGCCTATCGGCCAGCCTTTGGAAGAGCTGGCGCTGGTCTGCGACAAGATGAAGCCCCAGGGGCTCGTGCTGTTCTCCAATGTGCCCCATGGCGAGGCGCAGCTGCGGCAGCTCAACAAACTTTCACTGGGTCTCGATTGCCCGCTGGCGCTTGCCGGCGAGGCAGCCGAACTTGGGCGTGAAGCCCTGGCGGGCTCGCCGATCGCTTGCCTGGGCAGCTCCGGCAAACTGATGCAGCGCCGTCTGCGGCAGTTCCTCGCCGGCCAGCTGGATACCTGA
- a CDS encoding PAS domain-containing protein codes for MINAKLLQLVIEASNDGIVVAEQEGDDNILIYANPAFERLTGYAVDDILYRDCRFLQGEDRDQAGLQAIREAVKSNQPCRQIIRNYRKDGTPFWNELSITPVFNEADQLTYFIGIQKNVTAEVDALQRVEALEAEIRDLKAQLARTQG; via the coding sequence ATGATCAATGCCAAGCTGCTGCAACTGGTTATCGAAGCCTCCAACGATGGAATCGTGGTCGCCGAGCAGGAAGGCGACGACAACATCCTGATCTACGCCAACCCGGCCTTCGAACGCCTGACCGGCTATGCGGTGGACGACATCCTCTACCGCGACTGCCGCTTCCTGCAAGGCGAGGACCGGGACCAGGCTGGGCTGCAGGCGATCCGCGAGGCGGTGAAGAGCAACCAGCCCTGCCGCCAGATCATTCGCAACTACCGCAAGGACGGCACGCCGTTCTGGAACGAGCTGTCCATCACCCCGGTATTCAACGAGGCCGACCAGCTGACCTACTTCATCGGCATCCAGAAGAACGTCACCGCCGAGGTCGATGCGCTGCAGCGGGTCGAAGCGCTGGAAGCCGAAATCCGCGATCTCAAGGCACAGCTCGCCCGCACTCAGGGCTGA
- the folE gene encoding GTP cyclohydrolase I FolE has product MNDLPGHYREILSGVGENPEREGLRDTPLRAAKAMQYLCGGYNRSLEEVVNGALFASDNDEMVIVKDIELYSLCEHHILPFIGKAHVAYIPTGRVLGLSKVARIVDMYARRLQIQENLTRQIAEAIQEVTGAAGVAVVIEAKHMCMMMRGVEKQNSVMNTSVMLGAFRSSCNTRMEFLQLIGRGQ; this is encoded by the coding sequence ATGAACGATCTGCCCGGTCATTACCGCGAAATACTGTCTGGCGTGGGTGAGAACCCGGAGCGCGAAGGCTTGCGCGACACACCGCTGCGGGCCGCGAAGGCCATGCAGTACCTGTGTGGCGGTTACAACCGTAGCCTGGAAGAAGTGGTCAATGGCGCACTGTTCGCCTCTGACAATGACGAGATGGTCATCGTCAAGGACATCGAGCTGTACTCGCTGTGCGAGCACCACATCCTGCCCTTCATCGGCAAGGCGCATGTCGCCTATATCCCCACCGGCCGCGTGCTCGGTCTGTCCAAGGTGGCGCGCATCGTTGACATGTACGCCCGCCGCCTGCAGATTCAGGAGAACCTGACCCGCCAGATCGCCGAAGCCATTCAGGAAGTTACCGGCGCTGCCGGTGTTGCGGTGGTCATCGAAGCCAAGCACATGTGCATGATGATGCGCGGCGTGGAGAAGCAGAACTCGGTGATGAACACGTCGGTGATGCTTGGTGCCTTCCGCAGCTCCTGCAACACGCGGATGGAGTTTCTCCAGCTGATCGGGAGGGGTCAGTAA
- the nosP gene encoding nitric oxide-sensing protein NosP, with protein MTDEQGEVIRTAMSEARLPETVAQDLARQLMHPHLGFVLFFCSAEYDLPALGDALRQYFGGVRLVGCTSAGEITSQGYGRSCVTAVGFDHRNFSIACELIDEMDRFSLIEAQQLVERLGSDCRSNSLAPIKDHSFALTLLDGLSSREEVVLSALSAAFGSIPHFGGSAGDDNHLSDTYVYYDGRFYSGAAIVVLINTWLDFEVFTTHHILPLEDKLVVTRADSNSRRVYELNAEPAAEEYARLIGVPVSDLDHRLFAAHPLAVRINEHYYVRSIQKVNEDMSLTFYCAVENGIVLTAMEPGPLMPNLEALFERLEQRLGPPLLTIGCDCFLRRLEIEANDTSEETSAFLRRQQVIGFNTYGEQFNGMHINQTFTGVAIGRPGGRAGR; from the coding sequence GTGACCGATGAACAAGGCGAAGTAATCCGCACCGCGATGTCCGAGGCCCGGCTGCCCGAGACGGTGGCACAGGACCTGGCGCGCCAGCTGATGCATCCGCATCTGGGTTTCGTGCTGTTCTTCTGTTCGGCGGAATACGACCTGCCCGCGCTGGGCGATGCGCTGCGCCAGTACTTCGGTGGCGTGCGCCTGGTCGGCTGCACCTCGGCGGGGGAAATTACCTCCCAGGGCTATGGCCGCAGCTGCGTGACGGCAGTCGGCTTCGACCATCGCAACTTTTCCATCGCCTGCGAGCTTATCGACGAGATGGACCGCTTCAGCCTGATCGAGGCCCAGCAGCTGGTCGAGCGGCTGGGTAGCGATTGCCGCAGCAACTCGTTGGCGCCGATCAAGGACCACAGCTTTGCGCTGACTCTGCTCGACGGGCTGTCCAGTCGCGAGGAGGTGGTGCTCTCGGCACTGAGCGCCGCCTTCGGCAGCATCCCGCATTTCGGTGGCTCAGCCGGCGACGACAACCACTTGAGCGATACCTATGTGTATTACGACGGCCGTTTCTACAGTGGCGCGGCGATCGTGGTACTGATCAATACCTGGCTGGATTTCGAGGTGTTCACCACCCATCACATCCTGCCCCTCGAAGACAAACTGGTGGTGACCCGCGCCGACAGCAACAGCCGTCGGGTGTACGAACTGAACGCCGAGCCGGCTGCCGAGGAATATGCACGGCTGATCGGTGTACCGGTCAGCGATCTCGACCACCGCCTGTTCGCAGCCCATCCGCTGGCGGTGCGGATCAACGAGCACTACTACGTGCGCTCGATCCAGAAGGTCAACGAGGACATGAGCCTGACCTTCTATTGCGCGGTGGAGAACGGCATCGTGCTGACGGCCATGGAGCCGGGGCCATTGATGCCGAATCTGGAAGCTTTGTTCGAGCGGCTGGAGCAGCGCCTTGGCCCGCCGCTGCTCACGATCGGCTGCGACTGCTTCCTGCGCCGTCTGGAAATCGAGGCCAACGATACCAGTGAGGAAACCTCGGCTTTTCTCCGACGCCAGCAGGTGATCGGCTTCAACACCTACGGAGAGCAGTTCAATGGCATGCACATCAACCAGACCTTCACCGGTGTCGCCATTGGCCGACCCGGAGGCCGGGCAGGTCGCTGA
- a CDS encoding thiol-disulfide oxidoreductase DCC family protein, with the protein MTPDLPLTLYVDRACPLCAREVRWLERSADPTRLQLVDISAVDFSTEGLGRDLPQLRRRLHARSASGAWLTGVDATYWSWRLAGHGRWAAPLGWRPLRPLLLLGYQLFAVLRPHLEWLPHPDGARRCTATQCDVTQNPSPSAGKPENHR; encoded by the coding sequence ATGACTCCTGATCTGCCACTGACGCTGTATGTCGATCGGGCCTGCCCGCTGTGCGCTCGTGAAGTTCGCTGGCTGGAACGCAGCGCTGACCCTACCCGGCTGCAGCTGGTGGATATCAGCGCCGTCGATTTCTCAACCGAGGGGCTTGGCCGCGATCTGCCGCAGCTACGTCGTCGCCTGCACGCGCGTAGCGCCAGCGGAGCCTGGCTGACCGGCGTGGACGCAACCTACTGGAGCTGGCGCCTGGCTGGGCATGGCCGCTGGGCCGCGCCACTTGGCTGGCGGCCGTTGCGCCCGCTCCTGCTGCTCGGCTATCAGCTGTTCGCTGTGCTGCGTCCGCATCTCGAATGGTTGCCGCATCCGGACGGCGCCAGGCGCTGCACGGCTACACAGTGCGACGTGACACAGAACCCCTCACCTTCCGCCGGCAAACCCGAGAACCACCGTTAG
- the folX gene encoding dihydroneopterin triphosphate 2'-epimerase — MARLEPGMARIRVKDLRLRTYIGINEDEILNRQDVLINLNILYPAVEAVRDNDIEQALNYRTITKAIIRHVEQNRFALLERMTQEILDLVMAHPAVSYAEVEVDKPHALRFADSVSITLAGSR; from the coding sequence ATGGCGCGGCTGGAACCGGGCATGGCGCGTATCCGGGTGAAGGATCTGCGCCTGCGCACCTATATAGGCATCAACGAGGACGAGATCCTCAATCGCCAGGATGTACTGATCAACCTGAACATCCTTTACCCCGCCGTCGAGGCAGTGCGCGATAACGACATCGAACAGGCGCTGAACTACCGCACCATCACCAAGGCGATCATCCGCCACGTGGAGCAGAATCGCTTCGCCCTGCTCGAGCGCATGACGCAGGAAATTCTCGATCTGGTAATGGCGCATCCCGCGGTGAGCTACGCCGAGGTGGAAGTCGACAAGCCGCACGCGCTGCGTTTTGCCGATTCCGTTTCGATCACCCTCGCTGGCAGTCGCTGA
- a CDS encoding porin, translating to MHNNKKAVSTLLPLALASAIAMTVSQSAMAEIVLYDQNDTTFSTDGYFNTFYVHSDVERDGEQFDRKQSRVKMGFLPNWIGFNFGKQVGDLKLGGRSSFWVTINDSDTNGTETGIDVRQFYATAGNEQWGEVLFGKDFGLFGRSNILLDELLSGYGQVSDTLGLVDGGGVSFGNIGTGYPYPFPTSQITYRSPKMSGLRIAAGIMDPVDTTEVSDPTVPGYDLDKAYQEAPRFETEVTYEFELGGTQFYTWINGMQQSSDNTDSSIEKVDSKGLGYGVQAKMGNLSLTASGFQAEGINPFFTNNANKALLREVDSDGYLLQGSYRFGKNRVALSYGKTKDDGNGLGNNAADFETRGIALFHSINDNLTLVAELNQFEIEGRDTPALDEETRTFALGAALSF from the coding sequence ATGCACAACAACAAGAAAGCCGTATCAACCCTGCTGCCCCTGGCCCTGGCCAGTGCAATAGCCATGACCGTGAGCCAGTCGGCAATGGCCGAGATCGTGCTCTATGACCAGAACGACACCACTTTCTCTACCGATGGCTACTTCAACACCTTCTATGTCCACAGCGATGTGGAGCGGGACGGCGAGCAGTTCGATCGCAAGCAGTCGCGGGTGAAGATGGGCTTCCTGCCCAACTGGATCGGCTTCAACTTCGGCAAGCAGGTCGGCGACCTCAAGCTGGGTGGCCGCTCTTCCTTCTGGGTAACGATTAACGACAGTGACACCAACGGCACTGAAACCGGCATCGACGTACGTCAGTTCTACGCCACTGCCGGCAACGAGCAATGGGGTGAAGTGCTGTTCGGTAAGGACTTCGGCCTGTTCGGCCGTTCCAACATCCTGCTCGACGAGCTGCTCAGCGGTTACGGCCAGGTCAGCGATACCCTGGGCCTGGTCGATGGCGGCGGCGTGTCCTTCGGCAATATCGGCACCGGCTACCCGTACCCGTTCCCGACTTCGCAGATCACCTATCGCTCGCCGAAGATGAGCGGCCTGCGCATCGCCGCCGGCATCATGGATCCAGTTGATACTACCGAGGTATCGGATCCCACTGTGCCCGGTTATGACTTGGACAAGGCCTACCAGGAAGCCCCGCGCTTCGAAACCGAGGTGACCTACGAGTTCGAGCTGGGCGGCACCCAGTTCTACACCTGGATCAACGGCATGCAGCAGAGTTCGGACAATACCGACAGCAGCATCGAGAAAGTTGACTCCAAAGGCTTGGGCTATGGCGTGCAGGCCAAGATGGGCAACCTGTCGTTGACCGCGTCGGGCTTCCAGGCCGAAGGTATCAACCCGTTCTTCACCAACAACGCCAACAAGGCCTTGCTGCGTGAAGTGGACAGCGACGGTTATCTGCTGCAGGGCTCCTACCGCTTCGGCAAGAACCGTGTGGCGCTGTCCTACGGCAAGACCAAGGATGACGGCAATGGTCTTGGTAACAACGCGGCAGACTTTGAGACCCGTGGCATCGCCCTGTTCCACAGCATCAACGACAACCTGACGCTGGTGGCCGAGCTGAACCAGTTCGAGATCGAGGGTCGCGACACCCCGGCGCTTGACGAAGAAACCCGCACCTTTGCATTGGGCGCGGCGCTGAGCTTCTAA
- a CDS encoding chalcone isomerase family protein translates to MTSRRNVIIASLLCLLPMLAAANWRESVPQARLVGEGELRFFGFRIYDARLWSEQAPLQAQAPFALELTYHRAISREDFVRTSLEEIQRLSGEPADSPRLRQWRAEMQRAFVDVTPGERITGVFLPGRGCRFYVNDRLQHEVADPAFADAFFAIWLDPRSRDQKLRRNLLGQR, encoded by the coding sequence ATGACCAGCCGCCGCAACGTCATCATCGCCAGCCTGCTATGCCTGCTGCCGATGCTTGCGGCGGCGAACTGGCGCGAATCGGTGCCCCAGGCACGCCTGGTCGGCGAAGGCGAGCTGCGCTTCTTCGGCTTTCGCATCTATGATGCCCGCCTGTGGAGCGAACAGGCGCCGCTACAAGCGCAGGCACCCTTCGCCCTGGAATTGACCTATCACCGCGCCATCAGCCGCGAAGACTTCGTGCGCACCAGCCTCGAAGAAATCCAGCGGCTCTCCGGCGAGCCGGCCGATTCCCCGCGCCTGCGCCAGTGGCGCGCAGAGATGCAGCGGGCCTTCGTCGATGTCACGCCCGGTGAGCGCATTACCGGTGTCTTTCTGCCCGGTCGCGGCTGCCGCTTCTACGTGAATGATCGACTGCAGCATGAAGTAGCCGACCCCGCCTTCGCCGATGCCTTCTTCGCCATCTGGCTCGACCCGCGCAGTCGCGACCAGAAGCTGCGACGTAATCTGCTGGGCCAACGGTGA
- the pqqF gene encoding pyrroloquinoline quinone biosynthesis protein PqqF translates to MTPGSIPSDLLPVRRTLPNGLRLGFIQLSAGSQAAALVRVHAGAHDAPGEYPGLAHFLEHLLFLGSRAYAASESLMPFVQGHAGQLNASTRERHTDFFFQISADVFDDALKRLLDMLARPLLDEAAQLREREVLQAEFLARGRDRETLCDAAIGTALSAPHPFSAFHAGNRDTLAVESPAFQQALKGYHQRFYHCGQMELLIAAPCGIEHLLELLQCAECQLPVAPTVSRQTAPLRVNDGVALRLQVEGARPLLDLAFALDGLPDETCVALDVLGSWLASQASGSLCMAMRDAGWCEALALRVPYWHDGQGVVVVELQLTGQGMAHRAELVAAIRSWLRYMTSQAPWPELWDEYVQIRQRGLLGKEPLALLRYWADPAAWAPSIDANRVQHALQTLGAQLDGSKPIILTVGEERGDHSADTIAANAGFALNMLPERLPVATSQARQWQLPERNPWLSRQIQPRVSPVVLPALCWLEHGDDPRGQGALYLRWRFAAGRPPAGLWHVLHAALRVHTVAAAQTGVELRFDDLGGSWCLALFGYAEALPLVLHDLLDVLKMPRVAAFSDGQRLFDEAKVPGADEILIRQLLRRLPVLAEPPVVDGSTLQDQCALERVWQVSRWDALAVGLPARLSGPLQDALGAMPGLAEPVAERQAERPPRYLWSRFGDPGAEHALVLFCPLPVRSASVEAAWRQLARLMESAFFRRLRSELQLGYAVFCGFRQLGERAGIVFAVQSPSAPAGEILGHIETFLQSFSAGLEASSDKVLEAISTGESPNGLSHDLRRRAEAVWQARLAGFDAEHPQAVAAAMPTGDVSAIKAQLQALRAADGGWHVVANADAPDGRWQQR, encoded by the coding sequence ATGACACCAGGCAGCATTCCATCTGACTTGCTGCCGGTGCGTCGGACGTTGCCCAACGGGCTGCGACTGGGATTCATCCAGTTGTCGGCCGGTAGCCAGGCGGCGGCGTTGGTCCGCGTGCATGCCGGAGCGCATGACGCGCCAGGCGAGTACCCGGGGCTTGCGCACTTCCTCGAACACCTTCTGTTTCTCGGTAGCCGGGCCTACGCGGCGAGCGAAAGCCTGATGCCGTTCGTGCAGGGGCATGCCGGGCAACTGAACGCATCGACGCGCGAGCGCCACACTGATTTTTTCTTTCAGATATCTGCCGACGTTTTCGACGACGCACTCAAGCGCCTGCTCGATATGCTGGCGCGGCCGCTGCTCGACGAGGCCGCGCAGTTGCGCGAACGCGAAGTGCTACAGGCGGAATTTCTGGCCCGTGGACGTGATCGGGAAACGCTGTGCGATGCCGCTATCGGCACAGCGCTGAGCGCTCCGCATCCGTTTTCGGCATTTCATGCGGGTAATCGCGACACGCTGGCGGTTGAATCCCCTGCCTTCCAGCAGGCGCTCAAGGGCTATCACCAGCGCTTCTATCACTGCGGGCAGATGGAGTTACTGATTGCTGCTCCGTGCGGAATCGAGCATCTGCTGGAATTGCTGCAGTGCGCCGAATGCCAGCTGCCGGTTGCCCCTACCGTCTCGAGGCAGACCGCGCCGTTGCGGGTCAATGACGGTGTTGCGCTGCGTCTGCAAGTGGAGGGTGCGCGACCGCTTCTGGACCTGGCATTTGCACTGGACGGCCTGCCCGACGAAACCTGCGTGGCGCTGGATGTTCTGGGTTCGTGGCTGGCATCCCAGGCCAGCGGCAGCCTTTGTATGGCGATGCGCGACGCCGGCTGGTGCGAGGCGCTGGCGCTTCGCGTGCCTTACTGGCATGACGGGCAGGGCGTCGTCGTGGTGGAACTGCAGCTGACCGGACAGGGCATGGCGCATCGCGCAGAGCTCGTCGCGGCCATTCGCAGCTGGCTGCGGTACATGACTTCGCAGGCGCCGTGGCCCGAGTTATGGGACGAGTACGTGCAGATCCGTCAGCGTGGCTTGCTGGGCAAGGAGCCTCTGGCGCTGTTGCGCTACTGGGCCGATCCGGCTGCCTGGGCGCCATCGATCGACGCAAATCGGGTTCAGCATGCGCTGCAGACGTTAGGTGCGCAGCTCGATGGGAGCAAGCCGATCATCCTGACGGTGGGCGAAGAGCGCGGCGATCATAGCGCAGACACCATCGCGGCAAATGCCGGTTTCGCATTGAACATGCTGCCGGAACGACTGCCGGTCGCTACCAGCCAGGCACGACAGTGGCAGCTGCCTGAGCGCAACCCCTGGCTGAGCAGGCAGATACAGCCGCGGGTATCGCCCGTGGTGTTGCCGGCCTTGTGCTGGCTGGAGCATGGCGACGATCCGCGCGGGCAGGGCGCACTCTACCTGCGCTGGCGGTTCGCTGCGGGGCGACCGCCGGCCGGGTTATGGCATGTGCTCCACGCGGCATTGCGGGTGCACACCGTTGCCGCTGCCCAAACGGGTGTCGAATTGCGTTTCGACGATCTGGGCGGCAGCTGGTGCCTTGCGCTGTTCGGCTACGCCGAGGCACTGCCGCTCGTCCTGCATGACTTGCTCGACGTGCTGAAAATGCCACGGGTCGCTGCATTCAGTGACGGCCAGCGTCTGTTCGACGAGGCGAAGGTGCCCGGCGCTGACGAGATACTCATACGACAGCTGCTGCGGCGCTTGCCCGTGTTGGCCGAGCCGCCAGTAGTCGATGGTAGTACGCTTCAGGATCAGTGCGCGCTCGAGCGGGTTTGGCAGGTGTCGCGATGGGATGCGCTGGCGGTAGGTCTTCCCGCCCGACTGAGCGGACCGTTGCAGGACGCCCTTGGCGCAATGCCGGGGCTCGCCGAGCCCGTTGCCGAACGGCAGGCTGAGCGGCCTCCTCGCTACCTGTGGTCGCGCTTCGGTGATCCGGGCGCCGAGCACGCGTTGGTGTTGTTCTGTCCGTTGCCCGTGCGTAGCGCGTCAGTGGAAGCAGCCTGGCGCCAGCTGGCAAGGCTGATGGAAAGCGCCTTTTTCCGCCGTCTGCGCAGCGAACTGCAGCTTGGCTACGCGGTGTTCTGCGGCTTTCGCCAGCTTGGCGAGCGCGCCGGTATCGTCTTCGCGGTGCAGTCGCCCTCCGCGCCTGCCGGCGAGATCCTCGGCCATATCGAAACCTTTCTCCAATCCTTTTCGGCCGGCCTGGAAGCGTCGTCCGACAAGGTTCTGGAGGCCATCTCCACCGGTGAGTCGCCCAATGGGCTGAGCCATGATCTTCGCCGTCGGGCTGAGGCTGTCTGGCAGGCGCGGTTGGCCGGGTTTGACGCCGAGCATCCGCAAGCGGTGGCTGCCGCGATGCCGACTGGCGATGTCAGTGCTATCAAGGCCCAGCTCCAGGCGCTGCGTGCGGCGGACGGCGGATGGCATGTGGTCGCCAATGCCGATGCCCCTGACGGACGCTGGCAGCAGCGCTGA
- a CDS encoding DUF3833 domain-containing protein has product MKKVLILACCLLLLSCTAVDVEHYRNEEPQLELRKYFVGKVDAWGMFQKRSGEVVKRFHVEIDGSLDGDKLILDEHFRYSDGTTQQRVWTLTEERPGHWRGTAADLVGEAHGEVAGNALRWRYVLSLPVDDKVYDVHLDDWMYLIDEHTLANRSFMSKFGVEVGQVTLFFRKRIE; this is encoded by the coding sequence ATGAAAAAGGTCCTGATACTGGCGTGCTGCCTGCTCCTGCTCAGCTGCACCGCAGTCGACGTCGAGCATTACCGCAACGAGGAACCGCAGCTGGAGCTGCGTAAATACTTCGTTGGCAAGGTCGACGCCTGGGGCATGTTCCAGAAGCGTTCCGGTGAGGTGGTGAAGCGCTTTCACGTCGAGATCGACGGCAGTCTGGATGGCGACAAGCTGATTCTCGACGAACACTTCCGCTACAGCGATGGCACCACCCAGCAACGTGTCTGGACCCTCACCGAAGAACGCCCCGGTCACTGGCGCGGCACCGCTGCCGACTTGGTTGGCGAAGCTCATGGCGAAGTGGCCGGCAACGCGCTGCGCTGGCGCTACGTGCTCAGCCTGCCGGTGGATGACAAGGTCTACGACGTGCATCTGGATGACTGGATGTATCTCATCGACGAACACACCCTGGCCAACCGTTCGTTCATGAGCAAGTTCGGCGTCGAGGTGGGTCAGGTCACGCTGTTTTTCCGCAAGCGTATCGAATGA
- a CDS encoding DUF6482 family protein, whose protein sequence is MKSKLSKLGLRFAVCRGRIDRVELHGLRCCGYSAWVVERSGKRRQFAEGQRTVWSDQGSLKRVLQACGVREVYWRQPVSHDEMIGRPLGIEPERGLRIPLRAEN, encoded by the coding sequence GTGAAGAGCAAACTTTCGAAGCTTGGGCTGCGTTTTGCCGTTTGCAGAGGCCGGATAGATCGGGTCGAGCTGCACGGCCTGCGCTGCTGCGGTTACAGCGCCTGGGTAGTCGAGCGCAGCGGTAAGCGGCGCCAGTTCGCCGAAGGCCAGCGGACGGTCTGGAGCGACCAGGGCAGTTTGAAACGGGTTCTGCAGGCTTGTGGGGTGCGCGAGGTTTACTGGCGGCAGCCGGTCAGCCATGACGAAATGATCGGCCGCCCGCTCGGCATTGAGCCCGAGCGGGGCTTGCGCATTCCGCTGCGCGCGGAGAACTAA
- a CDS encoding MFS transporter, producing MKNPALAAYGLLGLPLAMAMLPIYVLVPNFYAADLGLGLALTGTVLFLARLLDTVQDPWLGRFIDRRSPRGWTIMLAGAAILLSLAMAALLIPPERLGKFSLAFWLGALLALTYTLHSLVNITYLAWGARLSDQPDTRTRVAAWREGAGLFGVILASMLPSVLATQYGMAAALTTFAATFAALLCIGAAVLLLAAPRPRRAARTTAGSWRLPLRNAAFRRLAGVYFINAVAVAIPATLALFFIADRLQLAQLTGLFLALYFVSGALGLPFWTRLADRLGKRRSWRIGMLTGCAAFVWAVLLEPGSAWAYAGVCVMSGLALGADLALPPALLADIIPTDERDSTAAYFGLWSFLAKLALAIAGLALPLLALSDYQPGTPAGWNLALVYAGLPCLLKLVAARLLTSLPCGEPKP from the coding sequence GTGAAGAATCCGGCGCTGGCTGCCTATGGCCTGCTCGGCCTGCCGCTGGCGATGGCCATGCTGCCGATCTACGTGCTGGTGCCAAACTTCTACGCGGCGGATCTCGGGCTGGGTCTGGCGCTGACCGGCACCGTGCTGTTTCTGGCCCGCTTGCTGGACACCGTGCAAGACCCCTGGCTAGGCCGCTTCATCGACCGCCGCTCGCCACGCGGCTGGACCATCATGCTGGCCGGCGCGGCCATCCTGCTGAGCCTGGCAATGGCGGCGCTGCTGATTCCGCCGGAGCGCCTTGGCAAGTTCAGCCTTGCCTTCTGGCTCGGTGCATTGCTCGCCCTCACCTACACCCTGCACAGCCTCGTCAATATCACCTACCTGGCTTGGGGTGCACGCCTCTCCGATCAGCCTGACACCCGCACCCGGGTCGCCGCCTGGCGCGAAGGCGCGGGGCTTTTCGGCGTGATTCTGGCCAGCATGCTGCCCAGCGTACTGGCGACGCAGTACGGCATGGCCGCGGCGCTGACGACCTTCGCCGCCACATTCGCCGCACTGCTTTGCATCGGCGCCGCTGTTCTCTTGCTGGCTGCACCCAGGCCGCGCCGTGCCGCACGCACCACCGCCGGAAGCTGGCGCCTGCCGCTGCGCAACGCGGCGTTTCGCCGGCTGGCGGGCGTCTATTTCATCAACGCCGTGGCCGTCGCGATTCCGGCAACGCTGGCGCTTTTTTTCATTGCCGACCGCCTGCAACTGGCGCAACTCACCGGACTGTTCCTGGCACTGTATTTCGTCAGCGGCGCCCTTGGTCTGCCGTTCTGGACGCGCCTGGCCGATCGCCTGGGTAAGCGGCGCAGCTGGCGGATCGGCATGCTTACCGGTTGCGCCGCCTTCGTCTGGGCGGTGCTGCTGGAGCCCGGCTCGGCCTGGGCCTATGCCGGTGTCTGCGTGATGTCCGGTCTCGCCCTCGGTGCCGACCTGGCGCTGCCACCTGCACTGCTGGCGGACATCATCCCTACCGATGAGCGCGACTCGACCGCCGCCTACTTCGGCCTGTGGAGCTTTCTTGCCAAGCTGGCGCTGGCCATCGCCGGTCTCGCCTTGCCGCTGTTGGCATTAAGCGACTACCAACCGGGCACACCGGCCGGCTGGAACCTCGCACTGGTCTACGCCGGCCTGCCCTGCCTGCTGAAGCTCGTGGCGGCGCGCCTGCTCACTTCCCTTCCCTGCGGAGAACCCAAACCATGA